From a single Candidatus Izimaplasma bacterium HR1 genomic region:
- the cap8A gene encoding Capsular polysaccharide type 8 biosynthesis protein cap8A: MNEVKDNELEIDIMLLLKIISRKWIFISLITVFCTVLAGIYSYVILDDVYSTETSMIVQVESTLDSEYTNLMTGQRLVDTYTEISKSHKVLEEVIVRLPSYDFSVSELESMINVTSVHDTLIVKLTVEGTDKYMITNVANTVTDIVQEQSTIFSGLEDIEVFDQADVPLNPSGPNRFLYVFTGMVIGIMVGVVFVLLIEFLDKNIKNDKDIENHLNLRVLGTIPEYDTGEAG, translated from the coding sequence ATGAATGAAGTAAAAGATAATGAACTTGAAATTGATATAATGCTATTACTTAAAATTATATCTCGTAAATGGATTTTTATATCTCTAATTACAGTATTTTGTACTGTGTTAGCGGGTATTTACTCATATGTAATACTGGATGATGTTTATAGTACCGAAACAAGTATGATAGTGCAAGTTGAAAGCACGTTGGATAGTGAATATACAAATCTAATGACTGGGCAAAGATTAGTAGACACCTATACAGAAATTTCAAAATCTCATAAAGTATTAGAAGAGGTGATTGTAAGATTACCTTCTTATGATTTCTCTGTATCTGAGTTAGAAAGTATGATAAATGTAACCTCAGTACACGATACTCTAATTGTTAAACTAACAGTAGAAGGAACTGACAAGTATATGATTACAAATGTCGCAAATACTGTTACCGATATTGTACAAGAACAAAGTACTATATTTAGTGGTTTAGAAGATATTGAAGTGTTTGATCAAGCAGATGTACCATTAAACCCTTCTGGACCAAATAGATTTCTATATGTTTTTACTGGTATGGTGATAGGGATAATGGTTGGTGTTGTATTTGTATTGTTGATTGAGTTTTTGGATAAAAACATTAAAAATGATAAAGATATTGAAAATCATTTGAATCTACGTGTTTTGGGAACTATTCCTGAATATGATACGGGAGAGGCTGGTTAA
- the ywqD gene encoding Tyrosine-protein kinase YwqD, with the protein MSYKIITKEEPHSVVTEQYKKVRTAIDFSSIDKKVKVINLTSTFPSEGKTVTSINLAMVYAQTGKKVLLVDMDLRIPKIHRFFNLPNKDGISGYVDSRDIKKCIQKGTDNLDILVTGKKTPFPSELLASKVVNEMMEKLRDMYDVIIIDCPPMTAVTDASIISNFSDGTVYVLASRRTNRDMANKAINDLKKNGANILGGVLTRVSKRDSNYGADYYYYYGE; encoded by the coding sequence ATGAGTTATAAAATAATTACAAAAGAAGAACCACATTCGGTTGTAACTGAACAATATAAAAAAGTCAGAACAGCGATAGATTTTTCTAGTATTGATAAAAAAGTAAAAGTAATAAATTTGACTAGTACTTTTCCAAGTGAAGGTAAGACTGTTACAAGTATTAACCTAGCAATGGTTTATGCTCAAACTGGGAAGAAAGTACTCTTAGTTGATATGGATTTAAGAATACCTAAAATTCACAGATTCTTTAATTTGCCTAATAAAGATGGAATCTCTGGTTATGTTGATTCAAGAGATATTAAGAAATGTATTCAAAAGGGTACTGATAATTTAGATATATTAGTAACAGGAAAGAAAACCCCATTTCCATCAGAATTGTTAGCTAGTAAAGTAGTAAATGAAATGATGGAGAAATTAAGAGATATGTATGACGTTATTATAATTGATTGTCCACCAATGACTGCAGTAACAGACGCATCAATAATATCAAACTTTAGTGATGGGACTGTTTATGTATTAGCATCTAGAAGAACTAATAGAGATATGGCAAATAAGGCAATAAATGATTTGAAAAAAAATGGAGCTAACATTCTTGGAGGAGTATTAACAAGAGTGAGTAAAAGAGATTCAAATTATGGTGCAGATTATTATTACTACTATGGGGAGTAA
- the cpsB gene encoding Tyrosine-protein phosphatase CpsB: MIDMHNHLLWDVDDGCKDIDESIKMIEEAVNSGVTDIFMTPHYRPTKGYIKTYEELSNKFTQLKQIITNLKMPINIYLGREIDEIDDLKVCFDNQNCTTLNNSHYVLVDFGARKADIEEFIYETNRLGYKTIIAHIERYKYLKTLSIFDSFKKQGALIQVNASSIISPRNKDINRKVKYLLKNKLVDFVASDSHGNPKSYQQMRKAYTYCLKKYGTEYANKIFIDNAKLLLKEV; the protein is encoded by the coding sequence ATGATAGATATGCATAATCATTTGTTGTGGGATGTAGACGATGGTTGTAAGGATATAGATGAATCAATTAAGATGATAGAAGAAGCTGTTAACAGTGGTGTAACAGATATTTTTATGACACCTCATTATAGACCTACAAAAGGATACATTAAAACATATGAAGAATTGAGCAATAAGTTTACTCAACTGAAGCAAATAATCACTAATCTAAAAATGCCCATTAATATCTATTTAGGTAGAGAAATTGATGAGATTGATGATTTAAAGGTATGTTTTGATAATCAAAACTGTACAACATTGAATAATTCTCATTATGTTTTAGTAGATTTTGGTGCAAGAAAAGCCGATATTGAGGAGTTCATCTACGAGACTAATAGGCTTGGGTACAAGACTATTATTGCTCATATTGAAAGATATAAATATCTCAAGACCTTAAGCATTTTTGATAGTTTTAAAAAACAAGGTGCATTGATTCAAGTTAATGCATCAAGTATTATTTCTCCAAGAAATAAGGATATTAATCGAAAAGTTAAATACCTATTAAAAAATAAACTTGTTGATTTTGTTGCAAGTGATTCACATGGGAATCCAAAGAGCTATCAACAAATGAGAAAAGCTTATACTTATTGTCTTAAAAAGTATGGTACAGAATATGCAAATAAGATATTCATTGATAATGCTAAACTTCTTTTAAAGGAAGTGTAA
- the gluP gene encoding Rhomboid protease GluP, with translation MFSVFQRSGDWRQFYKNAPVTSVIIILNTLFLIVTLVTGGFSPNDLIEIGAIYKPVMTEVSDYWRIITAAFLHGGIIHFLGNMIIGVLTLSSALERLIGSKKFSIIYFGSLIISGLVVVFFSEVNAVTIGASGAIFGVLGSLLYITFYRRDMLSPRDTQSIRSLILINIVFTFLSAGISIWGHVGGILAGFLLSFLVIRRNIFKVLH, from the coding sequence ATGTTTTCAGTATTTCAAAGATCAGGTGATTGGCGACAGTTCTATAAGAATGCCCCTGTTACCTCAGTAATAATAATATTAAACACCTTATTCTTAATTGTCACTTTGGTAACTGGTGGATTTAGTCCTAACGATTTGATTGAAATCGGGGCAATATATAAACCAGTAATGACTGAAGTAAGTGATTACTGGAGAATTATAACTGCTGCATTCTTACATGGAGGGATTATTCACTTCTTAGGTAATATGATTATCGGAGTATTAACTCTTTCAAGTGCACTTGAAAGATTAATCGGAAGTAAGAAGTTTAGTATTATCTATTTTGGTAGTTTAATAATTTCTGGTTTAGTTGTTGTTTTCTTTAGTGAGGTAAACGCTGTAACTATAGGAGCAAGCGGAGCGATCTTCGGAGTATTAGGTAGTTTACTATATATCACTTTCTATCGAAGAGATATGTTATCACCACGAGATACACAATCGATTAGATCTTTAATCTTAATAAATATTGTTTTTACTTTCTTATCAGCAGGAATTAGTATATGGGGACATGTTGGTGGAATCCTAGCTGGGTTCTTATTATCATTCTTAGTTATTAGAAGAAACATATTTAAAGTACTACATTAA
- a CDS encoding undecaprenyl pyrophosphate phosphatase: protein MTINVVEFFQSLQSGFFDFFFNMISFLGEQYVYILILGIVYYAYNKKLGEYLAFTLFFTGLFNNTLKLLVNAQRPFQKYPDRVNNLRPETSTGHSFPSGHVQNFTAFLFAEGFYVKKVRFFVVASVLAALMAISRMYLGVHFLEDVLVSIILGILTAYAFSKFFFKLDDKKLHILYIITITIFTPFVFLLGEEDLFKAYGLMIGLLGAMMFEKKYVKFTMDVSLIKKVIRVVSGLVVMLSIQLGLGVLFDMLASEGSMLLFALDAIRYGLVAFIGLGVYPILFKKFNF from the coding sequence ATGACAATTAATGTAGTCGAATTCTTTCAATCATTACAAAGTGGCTTTTTTGATTTTTTCTTCAATATGATATCGTTCTTAGGTGAACAATATGTTTATATTCTGATTCTTGGTATAGTTTACTATGCTTATAATAAGAAGCTTGGTGAATACTTAGCTTTTACTTTATTCTTTACTGGGTTATTTAATAATACTTTAAAGTTATTAGTAAATGCCCAGAGACCTTTTCAGAAGTATCCAGACAGAGTTAATAACTTAAGACCGGAAACTTCGACAGGACATAGTTTCCCGAGTGGGCATGTTCAAAACTTTACTGCATTTCTATTTGCTGAAGGGTTTTATGTGAAGAAAGTTAGATTCTTTGTTGTTGCTAGTGTTTTAGCAGCGTTAATGGCTATCTCAAGAATGTACTTAGGAGTACACTTCTTAGAAGATGTACTAGTAAGTATTATCTTAGGTATATTAACTGCTTATGCATTCTCTAAATTCTTCTTTAAATTAGATGATAAGAAACTTCATATCCTTTATATCATTACAATAACCATCTTTACACCATTTGTATTCTTACTTGGTGAAGAAGACTTATTTAAAGCATATGGTTTAATGATTGGTTTATTAGGAGCTATGATGTTTGAAAAGAAATATGTTAAGTTTACTATGGATGTTTCACTTATTAAAAAAGTAATAAGAGTTGTTTCAGGTTTAGTTGTGATGTTATCAATTCAATTAGGTCTAGGAGTTCTCTTTGATATGCTAGCGAGTGAAGGTTCAATGTTGTTATTTGCTCTCGATGCTATCAGATATGGTTTAGTCGCATTTATTGGTTTAGGAGTTTATCCTATTCTATTTAAGAAATTTAACTTCTAG
- a CDS encoding Double zinc ribbon has product MAIKIIKYEGQPEVLAWKYPSDELGTWTQVIVNQSQEALLYKSGKALDLFGPGRHTLKTQNIPLLGKLAKIPFGGQTPFKAEVWYINKLVDLDVKWGTMDPIQLQDPKYGVFIPVRSFGQFGIQIKDSRKFLVKLVGTAKTFDKPTLVKYFRGIVMTKIKDMISEYLVLKRISILDVNAYIDDISEEVGEKINETFQKYGVEVHDFMVNSINVPEDDPAVMKLKAALAKKAEMDIMGYSYQEQRSYDTMDKAASNEGGGATLMNAGMQMGMGATMGAAVGSQMGKMTSNLQGNTQNEEPQVICPKCNAKNSASSKFCHTCGKNLKKAEGDAPSGMKKCPKCQANNPANAKFCSTCGGKMELVCSSCNHKLAPGAKFCPNCGQKQ; this is encoded by the coding sequence ATGGCAATCAAGATAATTAAATACGAAGGACAACCTGAAGTCCTAGCTTGGAAATATCCGAGTGATGAATTAGGTACTTGGACACAAGTGATTGTAAACCAATCACAAGAAGCTTTACTTTATAAGAGTGGTAAAGCATTAGATTTGTTTGGTCCAGGAAGACATACTCTTAAAACACAAAACATACCGTTATTAGGTAAATTAGCTAAAATACCATTTGGTGGACAAACTCCATTCAAAGCTGAAGTTTGGTATATTAACAAACTAGTTGATTTAGATGTTAAATGGGGAACAATGGATCCAATCCAATTGCAAGACCCTAAATACGGTGTATTTATACCAGTTCGTTCATTCGGACAATTTGGTATCCAAATTAAAGATTCTCGAAAATTCTTAGTTAAATTAGTTGGGACAGCAAAAACATTTGATAAACCAACACTAGTTAAGTATTTCCGTGGTATTGTTATGACTAAAATTAAAGATATGATCAGTGAGTACTTAGTATTAAAAAGAATCTCTATATTAGATGTTAATGCATATATCGATGATATTAGTGAAGAAGTAGGAGAAAAAATCAACGAAACATTCCAAAAATATGGTGTTGAAGTACATGACTTCATGGTTAACTCAATCAATGTACCAGAAGATGATCCCGCTGTTATGAAATTAAAAGCAGCTTTAGCTAAAAAAGCTGAAATGGATATTATGGGTTATTCTTACCAAGAACAACGTTCATACGATACTATGGACAAAGCTGCATCAAATGAAGGTGGCGGAGCTACCTTAATGAATGCAGGTATGCAAATGGGTATGGGTGCAACAATGGGTGCCGCTGTAGGCTCTCAAATGGGTAAAATGACTTCAAACTTACAAGGTAATACACAAAATGAGGAACCTCAAGTTATATGTCCTAAATGTAATGCTAAGAACTCAGCTAGTTCTAAGTTCTGTCATACATGTGGTAAAAACTTAAAAAAAGCTGAAGGTGATGCACCTTCAGGGATGAAAAAATGTCCAAAATGTCAAGCCAACAATCCTGCAAATGCTAAATTCTGTAGCACTTGTGGTGGGAAAATGGAATTAGTTTGTTCTAGTTGTAACCACAAACTGGCTCCCGGTGCAAAATTCTGTCCAAACTGTGGACAAAAACAATAG
- the htpG gene encoding Chaperone protein HtpG — MAKTKQFKTESKKLLELMINSIYTHKEIFLRELISNASDALDKRHYLALTDASKADEYEVFIQLDNEKRTITITDNGVGLTEEELVNNLGTIARSGSKEFKEGVENDDIDIIGQFGVGFYSAFMVSQNVTVITKSVNYEQAFKWSSSGTGSYTISETSKEEYGTTVILTLRDNDEETEENYDEFLTEHKIKSLVKKYSDYVRYPIKMDVTKTDYPDDKDQNPITYSETETLNSMIPLWKRNKSDITDVEYTDFYKHQFNDFEEPFKVIHTKVEGLTTYTSLLFIPRKAPFDLYSEKFEKGLQLFSKGVFIMDKNKDLLPDYFRFVRGLVDTSDLSLNISREMLQQDRQLKKIATNVEKKIRAELEKMLKNDRETYIEFYNTYGINLKYGIYEGFGVNKEKLQDLIMFKTTKNDEFVTLKDYVNAMPEEQKVIYYASGKTKDSILALPQMDLVKEKDYEVLLFTDDIDEFMVNILMKYEDFEFKSINQGDLDLVDKEVEEKLDELSKEKESLLNTLKEALADKVTDVKLSKRLKDSPVCLVSGEGLSMEMEKVLKNMPNANDAKATKILEINPNHEIFNTLETLYETKPDSVKKYAKILYNQALLIEGLPLDNPVEFSNLMVELMIKGNK, encoded by the coding sequence ATGGCAAAAACAAAACAATTTAAAACTGAATCTAAGAAACTATTGGAATTAATGATTAATTCAATTTACACACATAAAGAAATATTCTTAAGAGAATTAATCAGTAATGCAAGTGATGCATTAGATAAAAGACATTATTTAGCTTTAACAGATGCTTCTAAGGCAGATGAGTATGAAGTGTTTATTCAATTAGACAATGAAAAAAGAACTATAACTATTACTGATAATGGTGTCGGTTTAACTGAAGAAGAGTTAGTTAATAACCTAGGAACCATTGCTAGAAGTGGTAGTAAAGAATTTAAAGAGGGTGTAGAGAATGACGATATTGATATTATTGGGCAGTTTGGTGTTGGTTTCTATAGTGCATTTATGGTATCGCAAAACGTTACAGTTATTACGAAATCAGTAAATTATGAGCAAGCATTCAAATGGAGTAGTAGTGGAACTGGCTCTTATACTATAAGTGAAACAAGTAAAGAGGAGTATGGAACAACTGTTATTTTAACGTTAAGAGATAACGATGAAGAAACAGAAGAGAACTATGATGAGTTTTTAACTGAACACAAAATTAAGAGTTTGGTAAAAAAATATAGTGATTATGTGAGATATCCTATTAAAATGGACGTAACTAAGACAGATTATCCAGATGATAAAGATCAAAATCCAATTACTTATTCAGAAACAGAAACATTGAATTCAATGATTCCTTTATGGAAAAGAAATAAATCAGATATCACTGATGTTGAATATACTGATTTCTATAAACATCAGTTTAATGACTTTGAAGAGCCATTTAAAGTCATTCATACTAAAGTAGAAGGATTAACTACATATACAAGTTTATTGTTCATACCAAGAAAAGCACCATTTGATTTATATAGTGAAAAGTTCGAAAAAGGACTACAACTATTCTCTAAAGGTGTCTTTATCATGGATAAAAACAAAGATTTACTACCCGATTACTTTAGATTCGTTAGAGGATTAGTCGATACTAGCGATTTAAGCTTAAATATTTCACGTGAAATGCTTCAACAAGATCGTCAGTTAAAGAAAATAGCTACTAACGTTGAAAAGAAAATTAGAGCTGAGTTAGAGAAAATGCTTAAAAATGATAGAGAAACATATATTGAATTTTATAATACATATGGTATCAATTTAAAATATGGGATTTACGAAGGGTTTGGAGTAAATAAAGAAAAACTTCAAGATCTAATCATGTTTAAAACAACGAAAAATGATGAATTTGTTACTCTTAAAGACTATGTAAACGCAATGCCAGAAGAACAAAAAGTAATCTATTACGCCTCAGGTAAGACGAAAGATAGCATTTTAGCTTTACCACAGATGGATTTAGTAAAAGAAAAGGATTATGAAGTGCTATTATTCACTGATGATATCGATGAGTTTATGGTAAATATCCTTATGAAGTATGAGGATTTTGAATTTAAATCAATCAATCAAGGAGATTTAGATTTAGTAGATAAAGAAGTTGAAGAAAAACTTGATGAACTATCAAAAGAAAAAGAATCACTACTAAATACATTAAAAGAAGCATTAGCGGATAAAGTAACTGATGTTAAACTTTCTAAACGTCTAAAAGATAGTCCTGTTTGTCTAGTTAGTGGTGAAGGGTTAAGTATGGAAATGGAGAAAGTCCTAAAGAACATGCCTAATGCTAATGATGCTAAAGCTACTAAGATATTAGAAATAAATCCTAACCATGAAATATTCAATACACTAGAAACACTATATGAAACTAAACCAGATAGTGTTAAGAAATATGCGAAGATTTTATATAACCAAGCATTATTAATCGAAGGATTACCTTTAGATAATCCAGTAGAGTTTAGTAATTTAATGGTTGAATTAATGATAAAGGGAAATAAGTAA
- the rpfG_1 gene encoding Cyclic di-GMP phosphodiesterase response regulator RpfG yields the protein MLRKSNDFVKNIYVSAFILVSLYTQAAFLTSDTRYYTVFISSAVATGFFISFGKKILPSIFFTSVIGTPIIEILVNGTALSHAFLYALPITFINTVTPLIFYNLLKFFKISIPKTTKEGLLFILSLLLTVWLVALLPSLQYYTTNNNSFIYEYSRFVKPMFIGMSIFATSIIMSNSYDSYLGRDNITNYWDILFAVTFAIIAYMIFSGMIEGFNFTRFGPIFIILFIINAFVFNYRMLIFISWLYICIYNVVYFKILDLPYNSVSIESINLYLLILIIITIFTKVLISEITSKNQELQETKDRYEDMLSSTFELFKVRETLAYDDIKYIETNIKDIFSIAMRIFNDIEYGKCVVRGPKNIKVLATKGYDLDLFKSMQINKQNFNWNNFSPTLNKDVNKKFKIALGERYELYKNELPDVKESVSILIKLNEEEMGAISFDILSSNKNNFTKGDIYNIGAFQSMINSFYEMNELSIKNNSLRDDIVLSLIRTLELYDQYTGGHSEDVAFIANQLSKKMNLSSNEQYDIYWAGIVHDIGKIGISSDIINKTSKLTLAEYKKVQDHPIFGYDILAKSEDLKEIAKLVKHHHEWYNGSGYPSKLQGDEIPIGSQILQVADSVSSMATRRSYQKEKTFDEIIDELNMYKGVQFNPEITDYMIELINEGVIKDYFKTHKK from the coding sequence ATGCTTAGAAAATCGAATGACTTTGTAAAGAATATTTATGTATCCGCCTTTATATTAGTATCTTTATACACTCAGGCAGCCTTTTTAACTTCTGATACTCGTTATTATACAGTATTCATAAGTAGTGCAGTTGCTACTGGGTTTTTTATATCTTTTGGTAAAAAGATATTACCAAGTATTTTCTTTACTTCAGTAATAGGAACACCCATTATTGAAATACTTGTTAACGGTACTGCTTTAAGTCATGCATTTTTATATGCTTTACCAATCACATTCATCAATACAGTTACACCTTTAATCTTCTATAATTTATTGAAATTCTTCAAAATTAGTATTCCCAAAACAACTAAGGAAGGATTACTCTTTATTCTTAGTTTATTGCTTACAGTATGGCTTGTTGCGTTACTACCTAGTTTGCAATACTATACTACCAACAACAATAGTTTCATTTATGAGTATTCACGGTTTGTTAAACCTATGTTTATAGGGATGTCGATATTTGCTACAAGTATTATTATGTCTAATTCTTATGATAGTTATTTAGGACGGGACAACATAACCAATTATTGGGATATTTTATTTGCTGTCACCTTTGCTATTATTGCGTACATGATTTTCTCAGGAATGATTGAAGGTTTTAATTTCACTAGATTCGGACCGATTTTCATTATATTATTCATAATTAACGCCTTCGTTTTTAACTATCGAATGTTAATATTCATTTCCTGGTTATATATTTGTATTTATAATGTTGTTTACTTTAAAATATTAGACTTACCTTATAATTCTGTAAGTATTGAATCAATAAACTTGTATTTATTGATTCTCATTATAATCACAATCTTCACAAAAGTTCTAATTTCTGAAATCACTTCAAAAAATCAAGAACTTCAGGAAACTAAAGATCGATATGAGGATATGCTTAGTTCAACGTTTGAGCTCTTTAAAGTTAGGGAAACATTAGCCTATGATGATATCAAATACATTGAGACTAACATAAAAGATATCTTTAGCATCGCTATGAGAATATTTAACGACATAGAGTATGGTAAATGTGTAGTAAGAGGACCAAAGAACATAAAAGTATTAGCAACAAAGGGATATGATCTAGATTTATTCAAATCAATGCAAATAAATAAGCAAAATTTCAACTGGAATAACTTCTCACCTACTTTGAATAAAGATGTTAATAAAAAGTTCAAAATCGCTTTAGGGGAAAGATATGAGCTATATAAGAATGAACTACCTGATGTTAAGGAATCGGTTAGCATTCTTATAAAACTAAATGAAGAAGAAATGGGTGCAATCAGTTTTGATATATTAAGTTCAAATAAAAACAACTTTACTAAAGGTGATATATACAACATTGGAGCTTTCCAAAGTATGATTAATTCATTTTATGAAATGAATGAACTATCCATCAAGAACAATAGTCTTCGTGATGATATCGTATTAAGTCTAATTAGAACATTAGAGTTATACGATCAATATACAGGTGGACATAGTGAGGATGTAGCATTCATTGCCAACCAGTTAAGCAAGAAGATGAATCTCTCAAGTAATGAGCAATATGATATCTACTGGGCAGGTATTGTCCACGATATTGGTAAGATAGGTATTAGTAGTGATATAATCAATAAAACTTCAAAGCTTACTTTAGCAGAATATAAGAAAGTACAAGACCATCCAATCTTTGGATATGATATCCTAGCTAAATCAGAAGATTTAAAAGAAATCGCCAAATTAGTGAAGCATCATCATGAATGGTATAACGGTTCAGGTTATCCTTCTAAACTACAAGGTGATGAGATTCCAATTGGTTCACAAATATTACAAGTCGCAGATAGTGTATCATCAATGGCAACTAGAAGAAGTTATCAAAAAGAGAAAACTTTTGATGAAATCATTGATGAGTTAAATATGTATAAAGGAGTTCAATTTAATCCAGAAATCACAGATTATATGATTGAGTTGATCAATGAAGGTGTCATTAAAGATTACTTCAAAACTCATAAAAAATAA